A region of Pseudanabaena sp. BC1403 DNA encodes the following proteins:
- a CDS encoding Uma2 family endonuclease, producing the protein MAISLESNPNTISLDEFLLLPETKPASEYIDGQVYQKPMPQFQHSIFQAEIVNSINQIVKPKKMAFAFPELRCSFGGISLVPDICVLRWQNIPFMLNGRVGNKVPLAPDWIIEILSPGQSPLLVMNKIGLAITNGSELGWLISPSQELIMVYVGDHLPETKRGSDILPVLDVLGDWQISVDNIFDLLKLQ; encoded by the coding sequence ATGGCAATCTCATTAGAATCTAATCCAAACACAATTTCACTAGATGAGTTTCTTCTTCTCCCAGAAACTAAGCCTGCAAGTGAGTATATTGATGGTCAAGTTTATCAAAAGCCAATGCCACAGTTTCAGCACAGTATCTTTCAAGCAGAAATTGTTAATTCCATAAATCAAATAGTCAAACCAAAAAAAATGGCTTTTGCTTTCCCAGAATTACGTTGTAGCTTTGGTGGAATATCGCTTGTACCAGATATTTGTGTATTGCGATGGCAGAACATTCCGTTTATGCTAAATGGAAGAGTTGGGAATAAAGTGCCACTTGCTCCTGATTGGATTATTGAGATTCTCTCTCCTGGGCAGTCACCTTTGCTGGTGATGAATAAAATTGGCTTAGCAATTACCAATGGTTCTGAGCTTGGTTGGCTAATTTCCCCAAGTCAAGAACTAATTATGGTATACGTAGGCGATCATCTCCCTGAGACCAAAAGAGGCTCAGATATTTTGCCAGTTTTGGATGTTTTGGGAGATTGGCAAATATCAGTAGATAATATATTTGACTTGCTAAAGTTACAATAA
- a CDS encoding DUF3181 family protein, with protein sequence MSTTERIEQLAATIAEDVYIDIAKWHLYLNDAHLHRPLAEKFYPMLPDGITSADVTKVLNGTMIAIGGGNREIPLSDLIPKSCQNRLLTILEDFDY encoded by the coding sequence ATGAGTACTACTGAACGTATTGAACAGCTCGCCGCCACGATCGCAGAAGATGTGTATATCGATATTGCTAAATGGCATTTGTATTTAAATGATGCGCATTTGCATCGCCCTCTTGCTGAAAAGTTTTATCCGATGTTGCCAGATGGTATTACATCGGCAGATGTTACAAAAGTATTAAATGGAACGATGATTGCGATCGGTGGCGGCAATCGTGAAATCCCTTTGAGTGACTTAATTCCCAAATCTTGTCAAAATAGATTATTAACTATTCTGGAAGATTTTGATTACTAA